From the genome of Psychroserpens ponticola, one region includes:
- the glmS gene encoding glutamine--fructose-6-phosphate transaminase (isomerizing), producing MCGIVGYIGHREAYPIILKGLKRLEYRGYDSAGIALYDGNDIKLSKTKGKVADLEDKLEKEIKTNGSLGIGHTRWATHGVPNDVNSHPHYSNSGNLVIIHNGIIENYESLKKELIKRGYTFKSDTDTEVLVNLIEDVKKNENIKLGKAVQIALNQVVGAYAIAVFDKNKPNEIVVARLGSPLAIGIGDDEFFIASDASPFIEYTKNAIYLEDEEMAVVRRKKGVKIRKIKDDSLVDPYVQELQLNLEQIEKGGFDHFMLKEIYEQPSAILDTFRGRMLPNEGIIKMSGIEDNMKTFLNANRIIVVACGTSWHAGLVSEYIFENLARIPVEVEYASEFRYRNPVITDKDVVIAISQSGETADTLAAIKLAKSRGAFVFGVCNVVGSSIARETDAGAYTHAGPEIGVASTKAFTTQITVLTLIALRLARAKGTISSSEFRHHMIELELIPEKVKKALESDAYVKTIADIYKNSNNFLYLGRGYNFPVALEGALKLKEISYIHAEGYPAAEMKHGPIALIDENMPIVVIATKKGHYEKVVSNIQEIKSRKGKIIGIVTEGDEQVKALADHVIEVPETIESLTPLLTTIPLQLLSYHIALMLDKNVDQPRNLAKAVTVE from the coding sequence ATGTGTGGAATTGTTGGATACATTGGTCATCGTGAAGCTTACCCTATTATTCTTAAAGGTCTTAAACGATTAGAATATAGAGGTTATGATAGTGCAGGAATTGCACTATATGATGGTAATGATATTAAATTATCAAAAACCAAAGGTAAAGTCGCTGATCTTGAGGATAAACTTGAAAAAGAAATAAAAACCAATGGTAGCCTAGGCATAGGCCACACACGTTGGGCAACTCATGGTGTTCCAAATGATGTAAATTCACATCCTCATTATTCAAATTCTGGCAATCTTGTTATCATTCATAATGGTATTATTGAAAATTATGAATCTTTAAAAAAAGAATTAATAAAAAGAGGTTACACTTTCAAATCTGATACTGATACAGAAGTATTAGTCAACCTTATTGAAGATGTAAAGAAAAATGAAAACATCAAACTAGGAAAAGCCGTTCAGATCGCTTTAAACCAAGTTGTTGGAGCTTATGCTATTGCTGTTTTTGATAAAAACAAACCTAACGAAATTGTGGTTGCTAGACTTGGTAGTCCTTTAGCTATAGGAATTGGTGATGATGAATTTTTTATTGCTAGCGATGCATCTCCATTCATTGAATACACAAAAAATGCTATTTATCTTGAAGATGAAGAAATGGCAGTTGTACGCAGAAAAAAAGGAGTTAAGATTAGAAAAATTAAAGATGATTCTTTAGTAGACCCTTATGTTCAAGAACTTCAACTTAATCTAGAACAAATTGAAAAAGGAGGCTTCGATCACTTTATGCTTAAAGAAATATACGAGCAACCTAGCGCAATTCTTGATACATTTAGAGGACGTATGTTACCAAATGAAGGCATTATAAAAATGTCTGGCATAGAAGATAACATGAAAACATTCTTAAATGCCAATAGAATTATTGTTGTAGCATGTGGTACTTCATGGCACGCTGGTTTGGTTTCAGAATATATTTTTGAAAATTTAGCAAGAATACCTGTTGAAGTTGAATACGCTTCAGAATTTAGATACAGAAACCCTGTCATTACGGATAAAGATGTTGTCATCGCTATTTCACAATCAGGTGAAACTGCAGATACTTTGGCCGCAATTAAATTAGCTAAATCTAGAGGCGCTTTTGTTTTTGGAGTATGTAATGTAGTTGGATCATCTATCGCAAGAGAAACAGATGCTGGAGCTTACACGCATGCTGGCCCAGAAATTGGTGTTGCATCAACAAAAGCATTTACTACTCAAATCACTGTTTTAACTTTAATTGCACTTCGTTTAGCTAGAGCAAAAGGGACTATTTCTAGTTCTGAGTTTAGACATCACATGATTGAATTAGAATTGATTCCAGAAAAAGTAAAAAAAGCGCTAGAATCTGATGCATACGTAAAAACGATTGCTGATATTTATAAAAATTCAAATAACTTCTTATACTTAGGTAGAGGTTACAATTTTCCAGTTGCACTAGAAGGAGCCTTAAAACTTAAAGAAATTTCATACATACATGCAGAAGGATATCCTGCAGCAGAAATGAAACATGGTCCTATTGCTTTAATCGACGAAAATATGCCAATAGTTGTTATTGCAACAAAAAAAGGACATTACGAAAAGGTAGTAAGCAACATCCAAGAAATTAAATCTCGTAAAGGAAAAATAATTGGTATTGTTACTGAAGGTGATGAACAAGTGAAAGCATTAGCAGATCATGTTATTGAAGTTCCAGAAACAATAGAATCATTAACACCTCTATTAACTACAATTCCATTACAGCTCTTATCCTATCACATTGCATTAATGTTAGATAAAAATGTGGATCAACCTAGAAATCTAGCAAAAGCTGTAACTGTAGAATAA
- a CDS encoding lysylphosphatidylglycerol synthase transmembrane domain-containing protein, with the protein MSPKHKKRLRLIIPLALAIFFGWYTFSKLPVSTIIPYVKSANYWWIGLGIFIGLLSHMSRAYRWQYLLEPLGYQIKLPNSIMAVFITYLANYGIPRSGEVLRAAVLTNYEDVPFEKSFGTIVAERMADLLVMLFIIAITLVLEFDFIIELLEKSFQPKKLIVFGCIGLGFVAIIFLYIKRSQSKFALKVKRFLKGLVEGMLSIFKMKHKWAFIAHTLFIWGMYILMFYVTTFALPELDQVSIGAILVAFISASFTIAATNGGIFVYPAAVMAAFTVFGIAKDPSFAFGWIMWSSQTIMIIIAGSLSFIYLPIYNRKE; encoded by the coding sequence TTGAGTCCTAAACATAAAAAACGTCTAAGGTTAATAATTCCGCTAGCTTTAGCTATTTTTTTTGGGTGGTATACATTTTCTAAATTACCAGTTTCAACAATAATACCTTATGTGAAATCTGCAAATTATTGGTGGATAGGATTGGGTATATTTATTGGGCTTTTAAGTCATATGTCTAGAGCTTATCGTTGGCAATATCTTCTTGAACCTTTGGGTTATCAAATAAAATTGCCAAACAGTATTATGGCTGTTTTTATTACGTATTTAGCCAACTATGGAATTCCTAGATCTGGAGAGGTTTTGAGAGCTGCAGTACTAACAAATTATGAAGATGTTCCTTTTGAGAAAAGCTTTGGGACTATCGTAGCAGAACGAATGGCAGATTTGCTAGTGATGCTCTTTATTATAGCAATTACGTTGGTATTAGAATTTGATTTCATTATTGAATTGCTTGAAAAATCATTTCAACCCAAAAAACTAATTGTATTTGGATGTATTGGTTTAGGTTTTGTTGCCATAATTTTCTTGTATATTAAAAGAAGTCAATCAAAATTTGCTCTTAAAGTTAAACGCTTTTTAAAGGGATTAGTTGAAGGCATGTTGAGTATTTTTAAGATGAAACATAAATGGGCATTTATTGCGCATACTTTATTTATTTGGGGAATGTATATTTTGATGTTTTACGTGACCACGTTTGCGCTTCCTGAATTAGACCAAGTTAGTATTGGCGCTATTTTGGTGGCTTTCATTTCAGCAAGTTTCACTATTGCAGCAACAAATGGAGGGATTTTCGTGTATCCAGCTGCAGTTATGGCAGCGTTTACAGTGTTTGGGATTGCTAAAGATCCTAGTTTTGCTTTTGGTTGGATTATGTGGTCATCACAAACCATTATGATTATAATTGCTGGTAGTTTATCTTTTATATACTTACCTATCTATAATAGAAAGGAATAA
- the radA gene encoding DNA repair protein RadA, translating into MAKLKTTFFCQNCGSQYSKWQGQCTACKEWNTITEEVIQKPEKSDWKTPSSTSKRISKPLKVNEIDISKEARLDTSDQEFNRVLGGGLVPGSLTLLGGEPGIGKSTLLLQISLKLPYKTLYVSGEESLQQIKMRAERINPNINNCYILTETKTQNIFKQVESLQPDIVVIDSIQTLHSDYIESSSGSISQIKECTTELIKFAKETATPVILIGHITKDGHIAGPKILEHMVDTVLQFEGDRNHVFRILRANKNRFGSTNELGIYEMQGSGLREVSNPSEILISKKDEELSGNAVAATLEGMRPLLIEVQALVSTAVYGTPQRSATGFNAKRLNMLLAVLEKRAGFRLGAKDVFLNITGGITVDDPAIDLAVVAAILSSNEDESLASDICFAAEVGLSGEIRPVQRVEQRILEAEKLGFSTIFISKYNKISLKNTAIKIQLISKVEDLVDFLV; encoded by the coding sequence ATGGCTAAATTAAAAACAACCTTTTTCTGTCAAAATTGTGGCTCCCAATATTCAAAATGGCAAGGACAATGTACAGCTTGTAAAGAATGGAATACAATTACTGAAGAAGTTATTCAGAAGCCTGAAAAAAGCGATTGGAAAACGCCATCTTCAACTTCAAAGCGCATTTCAAAACCATTAAAAGTCAACGAAATTGACATTTCTAAAGAAGCAAGATTAGATACTTCTGATCAAGAATTTAATCGTGTACTTGGTGGAGGTTTAGTGCCTGGATCTTTAACACTTTTAGGAGGAGAGCCTGGTATTGGAAAAAGCACCTTGCTACTTCAAATATCTTTAAAATTACCATACAAAACCTTATATGTTTCAGGTGAAGAGAGTCTGCAACAAATTAAAATGCGTGCTGAACGGATTAATCCTAATATTAACAATTGTTATATTTTAACAGAAACTAAGACACAAAATATTTTCAAACAAGTTGAAAGTTTACAGCCAGATATCGTCGTTATAGATTCTATCCAAACGTTGCATAGTGATTATATCGAATCTTCAAGTGGTAGCATTTCACAAATTAAAGAGTGTACGACTGAGCTTATTAAATTTGCTAAAGAAACAGCAACTCCTGTAATTTTAATTGGTCATATTACAAAAGATGGACATATTGCTGGACCTAAAATTTTGGAGCATATGGTAGATACTGTTTTGCAATTTGAAGGCGATCGTAATCATGTGTTTAGAATCCTTCGTGCTAATAAAAATCGATTTGGATCTACAAACGAATTAGGAATTTACGAAATGCAAGGTTCTGGTCTTAGAGAAGTGTCTAACCCTTCAGAAATTTTAATTTCTAAAAAAGATGAAGAACTCTCGGGTAATGCAGTTGCTGCAACTCTTGAAGGTATGCGACCTCTATTAATTGAAGTGCAAGCTTTAGTGAGTACAGCTGTTTATGGTACACCTCAAAGAAGTGCTACAGGTTTTAATGCCAAACGTTTAAATATGTTATTGGCTGTTTTAGAAAAAAGAGCTGGATTTAGATTAGGCGCTAAAGATGTTTTTTTAAATATCACAGGTGGTATTACTGTTGATGATCCTGCAATTGATTTGGCTGTTGTAGCTGCTATTTTATCTTCAAACGAAGACGAATCTTTAGCAAGTGATATTTGCTTTGCTGCTGAAGTTGGTCTGTCAGGAGAAATTCGTCCTGTTCAACGTGTGGAACAGCGTATTTTGGAAGCAGAAAAATTAGGATTTTCAACCATTTTCATTTCTAAATACAATAAAATCTCATTGAAAAACACAGCAATTAAAATTCAACTTATCTCAAAGGTTGAAGATTTGGTTGATTTTTTAGTTTAA
- the panD gene encoding aspartate 1-decarboxylase, whose translation MQIQVVKSKIHRVKVTGAELNYIGSITIDEDLMEAANIIQGEKVQIVNNDNGERLETYCIPGPRNSGEITLNGAAARKVAVGDTLILITYAFMDIENAKVFKPSLVFPDEATNLLK comes from the coding sequence ATGCAAATACAAGTTGTAAAATCTAAAATTCACAGAGTAAAAGTTACTGGTGCTGAACTTAATTATATTGGTAGCATCACTATTGATGAAGATTTAATGGAAGCCGCTAATATTATACAAGGAGAAAAAGTCCAAATCGTAAATAACGATAATGGTGAGCGTTTAGAAACCTATTGTATTCCTGGTCCGCGAAATAGTGGAGAAATTACATTAAATGGAGCAGCAGCTCGTAAAGTAGCTGTAGGAGATACACTTATTTTAATAACTTATGCATTTATGGATATCGAGAATGCAAAGGTGTTTAAGCCATCATTGGTATTTCCTGATGAAGCTACCAATCTTTTAAAATAA
- a CDS encoding alpha/beta hydrolase, which yields MMKHFSLFTLVLLFSFPISAQVIYEPFESSKLGESRDIKIQLPRNYDAEEETLYPLVIVLDGDYLFEPVVGNTDYQSYWEDIPNCIVVGVNQSDTRDNDFFFAEETNFPHAEGANFFEFLGMELIPYIEDNYMVSDFRIAVGHDMSANFINYYIFKDKPLFRAYVLLSPELAPEMAAFMSEKAPLLDRNTFYYLATADDDVKRLKNDILALDNSIKGIQNEFFHYRFDDFEDANHYSLVGLGIPKALNQIFSFYKPITKKEYKEKVLEYEAGPYAYLMRKYEDIELFYGFKKKVVENDLRAIASAAKKKNDVESLKQLAKLARQEYPDSMIGAYYQGMYYEEDGNLKRALNSYQSGLLLEESDFVNKDMLLDKIYELQD from the coding sequence ATGATGAAGCATTTTTCTTTATTCACCTTAGTTTTACTTTTTTCATTTCCTATATCTGCTCAAGTGATTTATGAGCCTTTTGAGTCTTCAAAGCTTGGAGAATCTAGAGATATTAAAATTCAACTGCCTAGAAATTATGATGCTGAAGAAGAAACATTGTATCCTTTAGTGATTGTTTTGGATGGCGATTATCTTTTTGAACCTGTAGTTGGTAACACGGATTATCAATCGTATTGGGAAGATATTCCTAACTGTATTGTTGTAGGTGTAAATCAAAGTGATACTAGAGATAACGATTTCTTTTTTGCCGAAGAAACTAATTTTCCGCATGCTGAAGGTGCAAATTTCTTTGAATTTTTAGGAATGGAACTCATTCCGTACATCGAGGATAATTATATGGTTTCAGATTTTAGAATTGCAGTCGGACATGATATGAGCGCCAATTTTATTAATTATTACATATTTAAAGATAAACCATTATTTAGAGCCTATGTATTGCTTAGCCCTGAATTAGCTCCTGAAATGGCAGCTTTCATGAGTGAGAAAGCACCTTTATTAGATAGAAATACATTTTACTATTTAGCGACTGCAGATGATGATGTAAAACGTTTAAAAAATGATATTCTGGCGCTAGATAATTCTATTAAAGGAATTCAAAATGAATTTTTTCATTATCGATTTGATGATTTCGAAGATGCTAATCATTATTCTTTAGTTGGATTAGGTATTCCAAAGGCGTTAAACCAAATATTTTCTTTTTATAAGCCAATTACAAAAAAGGAGTACAAAGAAAAAGTGTTAGAATATGAAGCTGGTCCTTATGCATATCTCATGAGAAAATATGAAGATATTGAGTTGTTTTATGGTTTTAAAAAGAAAGTTGTAGAAAACGATTTAAGAGCTATTGCATCTGCAGCTAAGAAAAAAAATGATGTTGAGTCTTTAAAACAACTTGCAAAATTAGCAAGACAAGAGTATCCAGATTCTATGATTGGTGCTTACTATCAAGGCATGTATTATGAAGAAGATGGGAATTTAAAAAGAGCGCTAAATAGCTATCAATCTGGCTTATTACTTGAAGAGTCAGATTTTGTGAACAAAGATATGTTGCTTGATAAAATATATGAGCTTCAAGATTAA
- a CDS encoding glycogen/starch synthase: MKDKRILYVSSEVVPYLPETEISSMSFEAPKMVNKQGGQIRIFMPRYGNINERRHQLHEVIRLSGINLVINDLDMPLIIKVASIPKERIQVYFIDNEEYFKRKATLTDENGKLFPDNDERAIFFAKGVIETVKKLNWSPDIIHVNGWLASLLPLYLKQFYKDEPLFTESKIVTSIYNQSFEGTLDKEMINKVKFDNIDEASIKLLEKPNYSNLMKIAIDHSDALIKGSSDLPKELEDHLGASDKPVLEYFPIEEFAEPYTEFYNTKVLN, from the coding sequence ATGAAAGATAAGAGAATATTGTATGTGTCATCTGAAGTTGTACCATATTTACCAGAAACAGAAATCTCTTCAATGTCATTTGAAGCGCCAAAAATGGTAAACAAACAAGGAGGACAAATACGAATATTTATGCCTCGTTATGGGAATATAAATGAACGTAGACATCAATTACACGAAGTGATTAGATTATCAGGTATAAATCTAGTTATAAACGATTTAGATATGCCGTTAATTATTAAAGTAGCTTCTATTCCAAAGGAAAGAATTCAAGTTTACTTTATCGATAATGAAGAATACTTCAAAAGAAAAGCTACACTTACAGATGAAAACGGAAAATTGTTTCCAGATAATGATGAGCGCGCTATATTTTTCGCAAAAGGCGTTATTGAGACTGTAAAAAAATTAAACTGGTCACCTGATATTATTCACGTTAATGGATGGTTGGCATCATTATTACCTTTATACCTAAAACAATTCTACAAAGACGAACCTTTATTTACAGAAAGTAAAATTGTGACCTCTATATACAATCAAAGCTTTGAAGGAACGTTAGATAAAGAAATGATTAACAAAGTGAAATTTGATAATATTGATGAAGCTAGCATTAAGTTACTAGAAAAGCCTAATTATAGCAATCTCATGAAGATTGCAATAGACCATTCAGATGCTTTAATTAAAGGCTCTAGTGATTTGCCAAAAGAGTTGGAAGACCATTTAGGCGCTAGTGATAAACCTGTTTTGGAGTACTTCCCAATTGAAGAATTTGCTGAACCTTACACAGAATTTTACAACACCAAAGTACTAAATTAG
- the panC gene encoding pantoate--beta-alanine ligase — protein sequence MNIYHNKKDLNSYVEHLKVNKKSIGFVPTMGALHLGHASLIEKGMQQNDIVVVSVFVNPTQFDNQDDLLKYPRTLDSDVELLQEISKHKIIVYAPTVKDIYGDNVKATSFSYDGLEHEMEGRFRDGHFDGVGTIVKRLFEIVRPDRAYFGEKDFQQLMIIKKLVEKHHMPVKIVGCKIHRANDGLAMSSRNSRLKPEYRKAAPFIYKTLNVAKEKFGANSANKVTEWVEKQFAKHDLLELEYFIIADVNTLKTVKRKSNKKTYRGFIAVYADDIRLIDNIALN from the coding sequence GTGAATATATATCACAATAAAAAAGATCTCAATAGTTATGTTGAGCATCTCAAAGTAAATAAAAAATCAATTGGTTTTGTTCCTACCATGGGAGCATTACATTTAGGTCATGCGTCTTTAATTGAAAAAGGGATGCAACAAAATGATATTGTTGTAGTTAGCGTATTTGTAAACCCTACTCAATTTGACAATCAAGATGATCTTTTGAAATATCCAAGAACTTTAGACAGTGATGTGGAGTTATTACAGGAAATTTCAAAGCATAAAATTATTGTTTATGCGCCAACGGTAAAAGATATATATGGTGATAATGTGAAAGCAACATCATTTTCTTATGATGGCCTAGAACACGAAATGGAAGGTCGTTTTAGAGATGGTCATTTTGATGGTGTAGGTACCATAGTTAAACGACTTTTTGAAATTGTTAGACCTGATAGAGCTTATTTTGGTGAGAAGGATTTTCAGCAATTAATGATTATAAAAAAGTTAGTTGAAAAACATCACATGCCTGTAAAAATTGTGGGTTGCAAAATACATAGGGCAAATGATGGTTTGGCTATGAGTTCTCGTAATTCGAGATTGAAACCAGAATATAGAAAAGCAGCCCCTTTTATATACAAAACTTTAAATGTCGCAAAAGAAAAATTTGGTGCTAATAGTGCTAATAAAGTTACAGAGTGGGTTGAGAAACAATTTGCTAAACATGATTTGTTAGAATTAGAATATTTCATAATTGCAGATGTAAACACTCTAAAAACTGTAAAACGGAAATCCAATAAAAAGACATATAGAGGTTTTATTGCTGTATATGCAGATGACATTAGACTTATTGACAATATCGCACTAAATTAA
- a CDS encoding alpha/beta hydrolase, producing MKKHLLISCVVLFCTSLFSQTIYKELPSRALNTTRDIKIKLPNNYDPESLVKYPVIIVFDGDYLFEPVLGQVHFQTYFKEMPESIIVGIVQGEERFYDGYFDELTGMPFESGKRFYDFVQNELLPYIDNNYKTSPFRVAIGHNKMANFINSYLFTDEPVFQAYINISPDYKGTMANNLTTRLGHLKNDVFYYLATSDKDVSSIKNTIRETSSVLKTLDTQKLTFYYDELKGDTHYTLVTGALSKALDKIFEIYKPLDEKEINEKVLTYEGTLDEYIVNRYERIEEYFGIIKPITEDEFAKIVSIAEERDDLESLQNIGKLANKQDPESALGTYYLALHAEKLGKNKKATKYYESALTLSETIVIDKEYIKSKLKNLQDLATDDNERENEDEEN from the coding sequence ATGAAAAAACACCTACTTATTTCATGTGTTGTCCTATTTTGTACTTCACTTTTTTCGCAAACTATTTATAAGGAGCTGCCTTCAAGAGCGCTTAATACTACAAGAGATATTAAAATCAAATTACCTAATAATTATGATCCTGAATCTTTAGTAAAGTATCCAGTAATCATTGTGTTTGATGGTGATTACTTATTTGAGCCTGTATTGGGACAAGTGCACTTTCAAACGTATTTTAAAGAAATGCCAGAGTCAATCATTGTTGGTATTGTTCAAGGTGAAGAACGATTTTATGATGGCTATTTTGATGAACTTACAGGGATGCCTTTTGAATCAGGAAAGCGTTTTTACGATTTTGTACAAAATGAACTCCTTCCTTATATCGATAATAATTATAAGACAAGCCCTTTTAGAGTTGCAATAGGTCATAATAAAATGGCAAATTTTATTAACTCGTATTTGTTTACAGATGAACCTGTTTTTCAGGCTTATATCAATATAAGTCCAGATTATAAAGGAACTATGGCAAATAACCTTACAACACGTTTAGGCCATCTAAAAAATGATGTGTTTTATTATTTAGCGACAAGTGATAAAGATGTGTCTAGTATTAAAAATACAATTCGTGAAACTAGTAGTGTACTAAAAACCTTAGATACTCAGAAGCTAACGTTTTATTATGATGAACTTAAAGGAGATACTCACTATACATTGGTAACTGGAGCATTGTCAAAAGCATTGGATAAGATTTTTGAGATTTATAAACCTTTAGATGAAAAGGAAATCAATGAAAAAGTATTGACTTATGAAGGAACCTTAGATGAATATATTGTAAATCGATATGAACGAATTGAAGAATATTTCGGAATTATTAAACCTATAACTGAAGATGAGTTTGCAAAAATTGTTTCGATTGCTGAAGAGCGTGATGATTTAGAATCTTTACAAAACATAGGAAAACTTGCCAATAAACAAGATCCAGAATCAGCTTTAGGAACTTATTATTTAGCACTGCATGCCGAAAAATTAGGAAAGAATAAAAAAGCAACTAAGTATTATGAATCAGCCTTAACTCTTAGCGAAACTATTGTAATTGATAAAGAATATATTAAATCTAAACTTAAAAACTTACAAGATTTAGCTACTGATGATAATGAAAGAGAAAATGAAGATGAAGAAAACTAA
- a CDS encoding DUF4270 domain-containing protein: MKNKTIALRNLAVFAIITSFFIACDKDFATIESDLVNTNNATNFEGLSRDFDVIAYTKALPPVQTSTLPINLLGVYNDPLYGQTTGSIVTQLRSSLLGPDFGDGVILDSVVLNIPYFSSAIEINSEGETIYELDSVFGDSTMKLSIYESNYFLRDFDPNSSINDSQIYYSNQTTGTSPIGDAQLEGTLLYYDDAFLPYERQIILTNEDNEVIGRSSPALRISFTEAQSLEYWTEDLEYWNDKIIAKEGEPELSNANNFNDYFRGLYFKAESTNNNGTGSLSLLNFASSNANITLHYTRNNTLSDGDPIQSTYVLNFTGNRANFLSNDYVYPEGDDVLGDEKLYLKGGEGSMAVVKLFDGEDLDEDMDLNSFESFKNEFVEIDEDGKFIKSKKLINEANLVFYVDESSVANLEEPDRIYLYDAQNNTPLIDYFYDAANTLSPLDSRTSHLGKLQREDNDGNGIKYKIRITEHINNLLIRDSTNVDLGLVVSGNVNLESNSGDFDLLNLDDSNDEKIPVSSIITPRGTVLFGNNTLDDEKKLYLEIFYTEPNN; this comes from the coding sequence ATGAAAAATAAGACAATTGCCCTTAGAAACTTAGCAGTTTTTGCAATAATTACAAGTTTTTTTATTGCTTGTGATAAAGATTTTGCAACTATAGAGTCTGATCTAGTAAACACTAATAATGCCACAAATTTTGAAGGCTTATCAAGAGACTTTGATGTTATTGCATACACAAAAGCATTACCTCCTGTTCAAACAAGTACCTTACCAATTAACCTTTTAGGTGTTTATAATGATCCATTATATGGACAAACAACCGGAAGCATTGTTACACAGTTGAGATCTTCATTACTTGGTCCAGACTTTGGAGATGGTGTTATTTTAGACTCAGTAGTATTGAACATCCCTTACTTTAGCAGTGCTATAGAAATTAATAGTGAAGGAGAAACCATTTATGAATTAGATTCTGTATTTGGAGACTCTACAATGAAACTTTCAATATATGAAAGCAATTATTTTTTAAGAGATTTTGATCCTAACTCAAGCATTAACGATTCTCAAATTTATTATTCAAATCAAACCACAGGAACCAGTCCAATTGGAGATGCCCAACTTGAAGGAACATTATTGTACTATGATGATGCTTTTCTTCCATACGAAAGGCAAATCATATTAACAAATGAAGACAATGAAGTAATTGGTCGTTCTTCTCCTGCATTGAGAATTTCATTTACCGAAGCTCAAAGCTTAGAGTATTGGACTGAAGACTTAGAGTATTGGAATGACAAGATTATTGCGAAAGAAGGTGAACCCGAATTAAGTAATGCCAACAACTTTAATGATTATTTTAGAGGTCTATACTTCAAAGCTGAATCTACTAATAACAATGGAACAGGCTCTTTGTCTCTCTTAAATTTCGCAAGCAGTAATGCAAATATCACCTTGCATTATACAAGAAATAACACACTTAGTGATGGCGATCCAATTCAATCGACATATGTCCTAAACTTCACAGGAAACCGTGCAAATTTTTTATCAAATGACTATGTATACCCTGAAGGAGATGACGTGTTAGGTGACGAAAAATTATACCTGAAAGGTGGCGAAGGCTCTATGGCTGTTGTAAAATTATTTGATGGCGAGGATTTAGATGAAGATATGGATTTAAATAGTTTTGAATCTTTTAAAAATGAATTTGTTGAAATAGATGAAGATGGAAAATTCATTAAAAGTAAAAAACTAATTAATGAAGCTAATCTCGTTTTTTATGTAGACGAGTCAAGTGTCGCTAATTTAGAAGAGCCAGATCGTATTTATTTATATGATGCACAAAACAACACTCCACTAATTGATTATTTCTATGATGCTGCTAATACGCTTTCACCTTTAGACTCGAGAACTAGTCACTTAGGAAAACTTCAACGAGAAGATAACGACGGAAATGGCATTAAGTATAAGATTAGAATTACTGAACATATTAATAATTTATTAATAAGAGATTCAACTAACGTTGATCTTGGCCTAGTAGTCTCAGGCAATGTTAATTTAGAAAGTAATTCAGGTGATTTTGACTTATTAAACCTAGACGATTCAAATGATGAAAAAATCCCAGTAAGTTCAATAATTACACCAAGAGGAACAGTTCTTTTTGGAAATAACACTTTGGATGACGAAAAAAAATTATATTTGGAAATCTTTTATACAGAACCAAATAATTAG